TGCGCAGTCTTTTCGTCAGCGGGCATGCTTCTCTTTTCTTCAGAAACCAGCTCCTTCCCACTCCTTAGAGTGATAGCGTTCACAAATTCATTCCTTGGGTTGTGTTCACCTCTTCCAGGAAGGACTCCAGTAGGTCTTTGGACAGCTTCAGCAGTTTGGGCGACTTGAGTCTCTAACTTCTTGACATGTGCTGAAAGAGACTCCCATTTGTTGTTCATGTCCTGGAACATGGTATCAACCTTCACATTGATGTTATCAACCTTTGTGTTTATTTCAGAAGCTGTCTTTTGCTGGTTGAGCATCAATTGTTGGAGCATTGATTCAAGCTTAGACTCTTTAGCAGCCGGAACAGAGCTTTCCCCGGTTTGAAACTGTGTTGGATTCTTTGGTTGAAAAGAATTGAAAGGTTGCTTCTGCTGAAATCCTCCTTGGTTGTAATTAGAGTTCTGATATCGGTTTTGTCCCAAGCTCTGTCCAAAAGGTCGGTTCTGCCCGTAGTTTTGGTTTTGATATCCTTGTTGTCCTTGGTTTGGTCTGTAAGCTTGTGGTTGAAACTATTGTCCTTGTCCTCCTGACTGATGTGGATAGTTTTGATTGAGTCCCTTGTTCTGCACATAGTTCTGTCCACCAACGTAGTTCACTGGAGCTTGCTGTTCAAGGTTTTGTCAGTTCACATAGTTGACTACAGCCTGCTGTTCCTGTGGTTCTTGATTGGGGAAGAAGAACGCTCCTTCTCCATATTCCTCGATGGAACTGACAACCCTTTGATCCCTTTGCATAAGCATATTGATCTTTGCGCTCATCTCTTCCAGCTTCTTGATTTCTGAGTTTCCGCCTTTTTGCGATCTATCATATTCTTCATTTTGGTTGCTGGAGCTTGTGGCAAGATTTTCTATCAATGTGTAAGCTTCCTCCTGGGTTCTTGTCATAAAGTCTCCATTGCTAGCAGCGTTGAGAGAATTTTTGACGTTCCAGTTTGCTCCATCATAGAAGATGTTGAGGATATGCTCATCTAAGTACCCATGATGTGGACACTCCCTTTGATATTCCTTGAATCTTGCCCATGCTTCACTCAGCGGCTCAGAGGTATTTTGCTGAAAATTTGTGATCTTACTCCTCAAACTAGCCGTCTTGTGCTTGGTGTAGAATTTGTCCAAGAACATAGCTCTGCATTGCTCCCAAGTAGTGATTGATCCTGGAGGTAGAGACTTTAGCCATCTCATCGCCTTGTCTCCCAGCGAGAATGCAAACAGCTTGCATCGTAGAAAATCAGCGGGAACTCCATTTGATCGTGTCGTGCTACAAATTTCTTCAAGAGTCTCAATGTGGTCCATGGGGCTTTCGGACGGGAGACCATAGAACATGCTCTGTTTGACCAGAGCTATCATTTGAGGTTTGATCTCATAGTCTTGCCTGGTGACACGAGGAGGTTGTATTGCGGATCGATTGTGATAGAATGTGTGCGGAGTGTCGATAGATCCAATAGGACGAGGTTGATTTTTCCTCTGTCCTGGTATAGGAAAAGGTTGTCGGAAAACTCCAGCGGCAGCAGCAGCGTTGCCAGCATTTGCAGGGTTATCTGCGTTTTGCTCATCACCGATAGGAAAATTTTGCCCATTTCTGGGTCCATCGTGCTGGTCTTGCACTCCAGCcatgtttcttcttctgtttctgTTGTTCTCTCTTTCGATTCTTGCAAGTTCTTCGTTAGAAACAACCGCCAAGTTTTCAGAACTTCGGCTTCTCGTGTTCATGTACCTGCAATACAAGCAAGGAAATCGAGAAAGAATTTATAagtaatatgaaaaaataaggTTCTAGACTAGACTCTAGTCTTAGTTCCAAAGGTAACGCTattggtccccggcaacggcgccaaaaacttgatgtGCTCAGGTTTTACCACTAAAACCAACCGCAAGTGCACGGTAGTGCGCAGTAGtatttagggatcgaattccACAGAGACCAAGGTTACACTATGAATCTATTAGAGTAAAGTCAAGCTAGAACGAAAAtgattgtttgtttggtagCTTTTAATTGTCACAacttgtaaataaattaaaatgaaatttaaattatagattAAAACGTTAGGCATCGGGTAATTCTCGGGAATGACATAAATCGAGAAACAAACATTAAACAAGAGGTATGTTTTAGAACCGTTCTTGAACTCAAACAGCTTAAATAATTTAGCCTACTCTCGCAGTACTAAATCCTATGTTTTAGAATCTTAAATATCAACTCTCGCCATATTCATAATTCTAAGCATGCATTTTAACAGGTTCGATTTGTTCACAAATTCCATAACAACAACTCTCGTTGGTTACGAAGACTTGCTCATCTAGATTCTTTTCAGGAGTTTAACTATCACTTTTGGTGTGTTGAACTTCCTAATGATCATGAACTAGGTGTACCTTCTAATTCAAGCTTTAAGATCAAcctagatgaagaaccaaatgaTTTACCCCTTTTTTAACACATCAGTTTCATGGATTCATGGATTCCTTTGAATCACCCTAGCCTAACTAGTAGATTACTCACACATGGAACCAAAAACAGAATTCATAATTGacattataaaagaaaataaagaaaacaagaagGTTTAGAAGCTTCTCTGGGAAGAGAAAgggattctcttcttcttctacaaacTTCAAACTCAAACAAATCTTCAAACTAGAAAAACACTCACAAATCTATTTTCTCTCAAGATTTGATCTCTAAGATGGTGTGTAGATGGATGATTTCTTATGGAGCTCGTCCTCCCTATTTATAATCGGCCATGGACCCTCCTTTTTCGACAAAGGCTCCAACATAATCATGAAAGACGAGTGGATGCAGTAGGTGAAGTGGAGAACGTGGGTGAAGCTGGACACAGCGAggatgcatcgatcgatgggtttttattgaaaaacccatcgatcgatgggttctttttctcttctttttcttcgcATCTCGGTTCGATTCGTTGTTCGTTCTGCGCTCTAACCCCTTCAGACGGACATGAAAATCCCTTGAAATTCCAGTATGCACATGCCAATGGTTCCTAACGCGCTCAATCACCTATATACCTGAAACACGAACGAAAAACTACAAATAAtcgagaaaaatataataaaaaatatataaacaagcaCCAAAAACCTAGACACATCAATTTCCATCTCCCCCTCCAGCATTTTCTCAGCCTCTGACATCAGTGGACGTAAAGAGGGAGTTGCATTTGTGCAAACAAGAGCAACTCTGATCATCCTCTCTGATTCTAGGCTGTTGAACTCACCTTCGAGCTTCGGATCTACAATCTCCATTATGTCCCCTTTTTGTTGCAGTATCATGGCCTGAGATAGATGTAAACTTATTGTCAAAAGGAGTCATGGATTAAACTATAGAACCGAGGACAATAAAAAGGCAAAAGAGAGAGCAGAAAGCTCCACAGTACCCATTTAATAATTGGGGCAGTGTCATCGCTTCCCTTTTGTGTTGTATTACTCTTCCCACTAACAATCTCCATTGCCACAACCCCAAAGCTGTACACATCTGCTTTCTCAGTCAAATGACCCATTAAAGCATATTCTGGAGCCATATATCCGCTACACCataagagaaatgaagacatCTTCAGAGCTTGCAAACAGACTGTTATactgttgacatgaagaattaAACAAAGGGAAGTAGTGGAGGAAGTAGGAGAAGTggccatatcacttaccaaatggggaggagtggctagtccactactagttagtggaggaagtgggaggagtggccatatcacttaccaaatggggaggagtggctagtccactactagttatttattcttccaccattgagtgcttattgcttttgtttcctttaaatAGACCATGTATGTTACACAATTAAACATACAATTTAATACAAACATTTCTTTCATTCTCTCAAACTCACAAATCCTCCCATTCTCTTAAATTCGCaaatttctcttctctctcaaatacTTACGGTTATTTCACTCCTTTTTTACTTTGTTCGTGTGCTTCATCACGGTTAAAACACTTAGAAGCTCTCATAATCCCACaaattatcatggtatcagagcagcaaCAATCTTGAAACCTTTCTAAATTCCGCAAAATCAAAACTCTGTTTCTAGTTCTTAAACTTTACCTCTGACCAAGTAAATCCTCaagatggagaacaacaacaataacaacaaccgCATCAGCATACCTGTGACCCTGAAGGGGATTAACTACCTCTTGTGGACCAGGATGGTGAAGATTGCCCTTGGAGGAAAGGGTTTGTGGAGTCATGTCTCAGCAGAAGCAGCTCCAAAACAAACcacccaaggagaagatggacaGGAGATTGTGGTAGCTACTGATGAAGACAAATGGGctcaggaagatctcatggttctcACGGTGCTCCTTAGCTCCCTAGAACCCGCCATCATGGAGTCTTACTCCTACTGTGAAACTACCAAGCAGCTGTGGGATACACTCTACAAAGTGTATGGAAATACCTCCAACCTTACAAAGGTCTTTGAAGTAAAAAGAGCTATCAATACCCTCAACCAAGGAGATATGGAGTTCCAGCCTCACTTTGGCAAGTTCCGGTCTCTTTGGGCAGagatggaactactcagaccaCATACTACCGACCCCGCCACTCTCTTAACCAGGCGTGAAGAGGATAGAGTGTTTGGACTACTGCTCACGCTTAATCCATCTTATGGGAGCTTAATCAAGCACATCCTGAGAGCTGACAAGTTACCTGACCTGGATGAAGTATGCGCTCAAATTCAGAAGGAAGAAGGCTCTGTGGGCTtatttggaggcaagggagacttaaacATGGCACATCAAGCTGAACGAGCCGTGTCAAACAAGGCAGCTTACAAGCTAGATGAGAAGAAAAACTTGACCTGcgatcactgcaagaagaagggccacatgaaggacaaatgctggatactacatccGCACCTCAAGCCCAACAAATTTAGGGACAACCGCCCTCAATACCAAGATGCAAGAGCCAACTTCTCAACTGATGGTGCTGAGCCAACAACACCAATCACCATGGGTATAAGCAACCTAGGTGTGGGAAGAGCTACTGCCTCCACATCAGGCTATGCCACGCCAAGAGCCAATCTAGATGAGACCATCAAGAAGTCTGACTTAACCGCTCTCATCAAGGCTCTCAAGGAATCTGGTATATCTAAAACTCTTGGTATCTCCCTTAATGCTTCTCACAATGCAAATGGTtctatgaataattttaaatcgaCTAAGCCCTTAGTTATAGACTCTGGTGCTTCTCATCACATGCTAAGTGATTTAGAACTGATTAAGAACATAGAACCGGCTttaggaaatgtgatgatagcaaatggagataaaattccaataaaaggtgtaggtgaacttagattttttgataaagaatctaaagctttctatatgcctacaTTTGCCTCAAACCTACTGTCTGTTAAAAAAGTAACTAATGATCTCAATTGTCAAGTTACTTTCACGCCTAACAGTGtatactttcaggatattgattctagtaagttgcttggcaaaggtgttaccaagggagacttgtacttACTTGAGGACACAAGACCTGTATCTCAATTATCGTGTGTGTTTCATTCTGTTTCTGAATTCCCTAAAGATGAAatctggcatgctagactaggacatccCCATTCTCATGCCTTGAACATCCTGTTGCCtagtatttcttttaaaaatgagtgtgaagcgtgtatattaggaaaacattgcagaactgtgtttcctaaatcaaaaacccaatatgaaaactgctttgatttgattcactctgatgtgtggactgctccatgTGTATCTAGAgaacaacataaatattttgtgacattcattgatgaaaaatctaaatacacatggatcactttgttgcaatctaaggatagggtgctagaagcatttaaaaattttcagaaCTATATTACTAACCATTTCAATGTTAAGATTAAAAttcttagatcagataatggtggtgaaTATACTAGCACAGCCTTCAAACATCATCTAGCCTCACATGGAATCATTCaacaaacaagctgtccttacacaccccaaaaaaatggtgtggctgaaagaaagaatagacacttgatggaagtggcaaggAGTATGATGTTCCATACAAATGTACCCAAGCGGTTTTGGGGGGATGCATTAGTCACAGCCACCTACCTAATCAACCGCACACCTACAAGAGTCCTCTTTGATGCCACCCCATATGAGGTACTAAACAAATCTAGACCATCAATTGAtcatttgcgtgtgtttgggtgtgtgtgctttgTCTTGATTCCAGGAGAACTAAGAAACAaactggaggcaaagagcacaaaggcaatgttcattggatactctacgCACCAAAAGGGGTACAAATGCTATGTACcagagacaaggagagtcctagtatccagagatgttaagttcatggaatccaaggcctattatgatgagaagagttgggaggaactcaaagatctatctcATTCTGCCTCAGACAGAGCTAACAACCTGAAGATTCTTATGGAAAGACTCGGCATTAACCTAGAAAAGGAACCAGAGAAAGGCCGGGACACTACTTGATGGGAAgagtttcaaggctcctaatcaaatgttatagtataaaggatgtcaaaccaTTTCTAAGtcattctaaagcaaagggaatgcaagaccatgcttaatctaagtgctaccAGTTTTTGAGATGTTTGTAAACTAGATTACTacctaaaatgcaataaaggacaaagctttctttcttataagaagagagaactcatgggctatgggaattgatcttgggtgatcaagATTCAACCTAAAGGTGTCAACTTTTAACCAATCTATATCTTCCTTAGGCCTAGACACAAtactaaacaaactctatccctagatgaatgctcatttacctagataactcaagcatcaaattcctttggttgaatgttacCTAAGTGatcattaatctcaagtctactagccatcttaacacctttaacaacaaatccctTTGGCAAaggatgttaaaagcttaggagagttggttcaggcatttcatcaaacaccttccgggtatgaaatgcctagagctcaactttagagaggccaactctaaaattgcattaaaagccctctactagcaaggaataagattGATCTATCCctaaacaccttagatctagcttaatcacccttaatctccctaacccatgaatccaaaaatgactactcactactctccatgatgagcccaagaatcaaagatgatttggtgctaAACATGATAAGAGATCAAGAAAATCAAGCAATCACAAGAGAGAAATGATCAAGATCAGATCTTTTTCATAAAAGTTCTTTTGTGAtttgatagaaaacaagatatctCTCCAACATTAGGTTTAGAGAGTATTTATGTGACTTCTAAAACCTAATGGGCTTGCTTAATCACTTCAAAAGcccaaataaaacataagttttCGACATAAGATAAAATGCGGCGCGGGTACACTAGGTCGCTCCCATAGGTCGCTCCACAGAACTTGCTTCACCTCTCCAAAACCCCGCGCAGGTTGATGACGTCGCTCCAGAGGTCGCTCTGCATCTGGCGCGGGTACACTAGGTCGCTCCCATAGGTCGCTCCGTAGAACTTGCTTCACCTCTCCAAAACCCCACGCGGGTGCGTGACGTCGCTCCAAGAGGTCGCTCCAAATCATGAAAGTCGTCGACAAGAAGTTGGGCTTGGAGCGGGTGTATCACCTCGGTGCAAGACGTCGCGCCAACTTCGACTCTTCTGGAGCGGGTGTCGCATGTCGCTCCCGTACCCCGCTCTGATGCTTTGCTCGTCTAAACAGCCTTTCCCACTCCCTTTTTGATCCCAAATGCTTCTAAGTACCTCTAAGAACTCCAATGGAAACTCCACAacctgataaagacttatgCAATGCAAAAGGAGACTAAAACGCGTGATTCCTAATCTAGATGATCAAAACATGCAAGAAATAGAAAGTTAAAACAATGTAattatgcaagatatcaactcccccaaacttgtatcttacttgtcctcaagtgaccTTGTAAGAACTCATaagagagagaggttgaaggtgggaactcatagccaaaagtaacacttcctagcactca
The window above is part of the Brassica napus cultivar Da-Ae chromosome C3, Da-Ae, whole genome shotgun sequence genome. Proteins encoded here:
- the LOC125583402 gene encoding uncharacterized protein LOC125583402, producing the protein MVKIALGGKGLWSHVSAEAAPKQTTQGEDGQEIVVATDEDKWAQEDLMVLTVLLSSLEPAIMESYSYCETTKQLWDTLYKVYGNTSNLTKVFEVKRAINTLNQGDMEFQPHFGKFRSLWAEMELLRPHTTDPATLLTRREEDRVFGLLLTLNPSYGSLIKHILRADKLPDLDEVCAQIQKEEGSVGLFGGKGDLNMAHQAERAVSNKAAYKLDEKKNLTCDHCKKKGHMKDKCWILHPHLKPNKFRDNRPQYQDARANFSTDGAEPTTPITMGISNLGVGRATASTSGYATPRANLDETIKKSDLTALIKALKESGY